A portion of the Stigmatella aurantiaca DW4/3-1 genome contains these proteins:
- a CDS encoding methyltransferase domain-containing protein, producing MNVQDLSQIVCPDCRSGLAWNGRLSQGHLSRGTLTCERCSMRWPVAEGLPRLYREAQVRGTDRLMRVIYDGLPSLHDPMTFLLTPVLQATTEARLREGYLPRLELRSLRPRPDGQPLRLLEVGIGSGANLPLIERELPPGLDVELWGMDLSRGMLTECRKRITKKGHREVRLLMGDAHTLPFANHSFDRVFEIGGVGGYHNPRLALAEMARVARPGTPIVVVDEQLDPSRPHSLATRAAFRLLTFYTRDAHCPQELLPPQASDVLAEQITRFYYCLTFRMRDERPLTAVG from the coding sequence ATGAACGTCCAGGATCTCAGCCAGATCGTCTGCCCCGATTGCAGGAGCGGGCTTGCGTGGAACGGGCGGCTGAGCCAAGGACACCTCTCCCGGGGCACGTTGACCTGTGAGCGCTGCAGCATGCGCTGGCCAGTGGCCGAGGGCCTGCCCCGGCTCTACCGCGAAGCGCAGGTGCGCGGCACCGACCGCTTGATGCGCGTCATCTACGACGGGCTGCCCTCGCTGCATGATCCGATGACCTTCTTGCTGACCCCCGTGCTCCAGGCCACCACCGAGGCCCGGCTGCGCGAGGGGTACCTGCCCCGCCTCGAGCTGCGCTCCTTGCGCCCCCGCCCGGACGGACAGCCCCTCCGCCTCCTGGAGGTTGGCATCGGCTCGGGCGCCAACCTCCCCCTCATCGAGCGGGAGCTGCCGCCGGGACTCGACGTCGAGCTGTGGGGGATGGATCTCAGCCGGGGGATGCTCACCGAGTGCCGCAAGCGCATCACCAAGAAGGGCCACCGGGAGGTGCGCCTGCTCATGGGGGATGCCCACACCCTTCCCTTCGCGAACCATTCCTTTGACCGGGTGTTCGAGATCGGCGGCGTGGGCGGGTACCACAATCCCCGGCTCGCCCTCGCGGAGATGGCCCGGGTGGCCCGGCCAGGCACCCCCATCGTGGTGGTGGACGAGCAGCTCGACCCCAGCCGCCCCCACTCCCTGGCCACGCGGGCGGCGTTCCGGCTGCTCACCTTCTATACCCGGGACGCCCACTGCCCGCAGGAGCTGCTGCCGCCCCAGGCCTCGGATGTGCTCGCGGAGCAGATCACCCGCTTCTACTACTGCCTGACCTTCCGGATGCGAGACGAGCGCCCGCTCACCGCCGTGGGTTGA
- a CDS encoding SDR family NAD(P)-dependent oxidoreductase has product MSTRPWAVILGASSGTGAAIALEMARSRGFDVFGVHRGRYLEQAARLEQEIAQTGRRLVMHQADAGSPEGAVKGAEAVLAHAGPRSVKLFVHSLASGSLGRLVSGEQDQLHHRQIERTFHAMAHSFVYWAQALVARDLLAPEALLLGLTNPLTESHLYNTVAITAAKAALEIYVRHLAVELGPRGHRVNLLKFGTVMTPAVQHVYSPEALAHLESTHQKMNPVGRMCTVEEVARFVPVLLGEEAAWFNGATIDFTGGMTLRLLDLLLNPRR; this is encoded by the coding sequence ATGAGCACCAGACCCTGGGCCGTCATCCTGGGGGCCTCCTCGGGCACGGGGGCCGCCATCGCCCTGGAGATGGCCCGGTCGCGGGGCTTTGACGTGTTTGGCGTGCACCGGGGCCGGTACCTCGAACAAGCGGCCCGGCTGGAACAGGAGATCGCCCAGACCGGCCGCCGCCTCGTGATGCACCAGGCGGACGCGGGCTCGCCCGAGGGGGCGGTCAAGGGCGCCGAGGCGGTGCTGGCCCACGCCGGTCCCCGGAGCGTGAAGCTCTTCGTTCATTCGCTGGCCAGTGGCTCGCTGGGGCGCCTCGTCTCGGGGGAGCAGGACCAACTGCACCACCGGCAGATTGAACGCACCTTCCATGCCATGGCCCACTCGTTCGTCTACTGGGCGCAGGCGCTGGTGGCCAGGGATCTGCTCGCACCCGAAGCGCTGCTCCTGGGGCTGACCAATCCCCTCACCGAGTCACACCTGTACAACACGGTCGCCATCACCGCCGCCAAGGCGGCGCTGGAAATCTATGTCCGCCACCTGGCCGTGGAGCTGGGTCCCCGCGGGCACCGGGTGAACCTGCTCAAGTTCGGCACGGTGATGACGCCCGCCGTCCAGCATGTCTACTCGCCGGAGGCCTTGGCGCACCTGGAAAGCACGCACCAGAAGATGAACCCGGTGGGCAGGATGTGCACGGTGGAGGAGGTGGCGCGCTTCGTCCCCGTGCTCCTGGGAGAGGAGGCCGCGTGGTTCAATGGCGCCACCATCGATTTCACGGGGGGCATGACGCTGCGGCTGTTGGATCTGCTGCTCAACCCACGGCGGTGA